From the Callithrix jacchus isolate 240 chromosome 22, calJac240_pri, whole genome shotgun sequence genome, the window ATTGTTCTTGGAGCCTTGAAAAATGTTGTGCTTAAAGGTAATTCCTCAATTCTCCGGAAACTTGACCCTCCGGAACGAGGCATCCGGATCCTGGTCTGGACCTTGGACAGTTCCCACCTGTGAGCCTGACggtcagtcctcctgccttggccgcGGTGCTGTGGGCAGTGTGGCCGCGGGGCCCGACCTCCTTAGGGGCCTCGTTTCCCAGGTGACCCCTGGATGCTCGTGTGGCCTGCAGTGACCTCTGCCTTTCCCCATCTGACCCCCGTCCCCAGGGAAGATGGCAGGTGTGCGAGGCcttgtccctgcccagcagctgtgCCCCCGCCCCAGGGTTTTCTGCTCCAGTGGTCCTGGGGTGGATGTCCAGTCTCTCCCTGTGGACACTTACTGGGATGGGAGCCTGGGGCAGCACACGGGGCCCGCATGAGGACAGGGAGGCGCCACATCTGCCTCTGACTGGCTGGGTGTGCGGAGGGGAATCCAGTCGGTGCCTGGAGCCTGCAGGTGGGCTGGGCCAGGGTTTGTGGCTGCAggggtcgtgtgtgtgtgtgtgtgtgtgtgtgtgtgtgtgtgtgtgtgtgtatatacgcaCACGCACTGGGGTctgcacaggtgtgtgtgtgtgtgtgctatgcCATCACGCCAGTCAGGCCTGGAGCCTGCAGGTGGGCTGGGCCAGGGTTTGTGGCTGCAggggtcgtgtgtgtgtgtgtgtgtgtgtacgcacatGTGCTGGGGTctgcacaggtgtgtgtgtgtgctatgcCATTACGCCAGTCAGGCCTGGAGCCTGCAGGTGGGCTGGGCCAGGGTTTGTGGCTGTAggggtcgtgtgtgtgtgtgtgtgtgtgtgtgtgtgtgtacgcacatGCGCTGGGGTctgcacaggtgtgtgtgtgtgctatgcCATCACGCcagtcaggcctggtggctgcAGGGGTCACACaggtgcatgcatgtgtgtgtgcacagatgtgtgtttgcCATGCCATCCTGCCAGTCTTGCCAGTAAGCCTCGGAGAGGGACATTGTGCTGGATGCCTGAGTCCTGGGTGGGACGTGGCTACCCCAGGGGAAGTCGTCAGGGACCCCGCTGCCGCTTGGAGTTCATCCGGGATGCTGgcgatgggtgtggtggtgtcctGGGGCCTCCAGGGTGAGTCGCCTCGCCCTCCTTATGCCCCGGCACTGGCCTCTGCTTCCTGTGGGCGCATAGCCCCGGTTCTTCTGAAGGCTTCACGGGCCGTGCCTCGGGAGAGCCGGTTAAACGCTGGCCCTGTGAGCAGGAGGTGTGGCTTCGGCAGGCTCCTGGCCCTGGGTCAGACTTGATCCTGCTCCTGAGGGAGCCATTCCCCAGCCCTGTCCCACCCCCTCTTCCCCGGGGTGCTGGCCAGAGTGGGGCTCGCTGCTTTTCTTAAAATGAGTGACcctggctgggctctgtggctcacacctgtagtcccagcgctttgggaggccaaggtgggtggatcactaggtcaggagattgagactatcctggtcaacatggcgaaacctcatttctattaaaaataaaaaactttgctgggcatggtggtgggtgcctgtaatctcagctacttgggaagctgaggcaggagaatcgctgggaggtggagttgcagtgagctgagatggcgccgctacactccagcctgggagatgagagtgagacctgtctcaaaaacgaacAGCCCCGTCACCCGGACCCAGCTCACCGTTCTCTTACCAGCCTCACCTGGGTTCGTCCTTCGAGCACGAACCACTTCTTTGAGTGGAAACCTCCTTACTCGGGAGAGTTCCCGGCGTGCGCACGTGAGTGCTGTTTGCACAGCTGCCCCTTGAGCGGGATGGGTCAGGGCGCAGCCCTCATGCGGTGAAGCACCCTCGCACGGCTTCCAAGCCCTGCAGTGTGGCTGCGGCACCTGCCTGCGACCGAGGCCTCGGGCAGACGCGGGTCCCTGCACAGGCACCTGGAGTTCTGCGCGTGTTGGGCGCTGCGTCCTCACAGTGAGCCTGCTTGCTCTCCCTGTGGTGCCCATGACGCCCATGGAAGCCGCTGTCCTTGTCTCGTTCCCGTGGAGGGCCAAGGTGCTGAGAGTGTGTCTTGCTGCCTCGGGTGGTGGCAGAGCCAAAGGGAGGCGGGAGAGGCTGGCGCCGCCGGGAGACCTTTATTGAAGAAAATCTGCATCGGAGTGGACCTGTCAGTTCACACCCGCCTTGGTCAAGGGTCCTCTCTGTGCAGCCACCACCCCTAATTCCAGAGCGTTCTCACCGCCTTCCCGGGGAGCCCGTCCCCATAGCAGTCAGCCCTCCACACCGCCCTCTCCAGAACCTTCCCGTTTCCCAAATTGAAACACTGTCCCCATGAAATGCTCACCCCCCTGCCCCCCCAGCCCTTAGCACCCCATCctactttcttttctgtctctgagaCTGAGGGTTCTAGGTACCTCCTGGGGTGGAATCACACAGGGCGTGGCCTGTGCCTGGCGTCTCTCACTGAGTGTGACGTCTTCAAGGTGCATCGTGTCCGAGCCTCGCTCCTGTTCGCGGCTGAGCCACTGCAGTGCGTGGGTGGCCACGTGCTTACTGACGTGGTGGATGTTGGTGTGGTGGCCGCGTGTTGGCTGCTGTGAGCATCTGTGTATGGTTCCTGCATGTCTGTTAGTTGTGGTTCTCTTGGGTGGACATCTAGCAGTGGAATCACTGGTCCCATGGTGACTCCAGGTGTGACCGTTTGAGGAGCCGTCAACCACTATCCATAACACCTGCACCATTTGGGTCCCCTGCCGGCTTTGGGGACCGGATTCTGCACCGCAGCAACCACGCCCCTCCTCTTCCGGCGACTGGGTTCCTCTCGTCCTTGGCCCCTTGGTGGGCAGTGGGAGCAGGGCTGGACAAGGGCTCCAGGGAGATGGTGAAGAGCATGGGCACAGGCCAATGTGCTGATGATGTGTGTGTCCACAGTGGATCAGACGTTCCACGTCCGTGGCTGTGAGCACTGTGcctgcccaggtgacagagggCAACGTGCTGCCACGTGCtcagctcatctttttttttttcttgagacagagtctttctctgtcacccaggctggagtgcagtggcacgatcttggttcactgtagcctccacgtcccgggttcaagtgattctcctgcctcagcctcttgattacaggtgcccactgccacgcccagctaattttggtatttttagtagagacggggtttcactgtgttgaccaggatggtcttgatctcttgacctcatgatccacggccttccaaagtgctgggatgacaggcgtgagccaccgcgcccagcatgtGTTCCTTTTAATAATGATATACttgaagatgattttttaaaatcccaattcCTGAGGGGCCTTCATCAAAGTCGAGGTGAATACAGGCTTGACTCTGAGGGGCACATGTCTAGCGGGTGTTGCCCGGCGCACGGGGCCTGGAGCCAAGTCTTATGGGACTGGATGGAGGCCAGGGGATGGCGAAGACCTGGGCAGCTCCCAGGACCAAGCCATCTTGCCGGGGGCTCCCTGGGAAATGAAGCTGAGCCCCGCTGTGCCCTCCGCGCTGCAACCCTCGTGGGGATCATCACAGAGGCAGGAGCCGGGGACCCATGTGACTTCCTTCAGGTGGAGGGAAACCGAGGCGGGACATCACATGGCAGTTCCCACATGACAATGGGAAAAGgcgctccagtctgggggacagagcgagacttggtcaaaaaacaaaacacaaaaaacaaagtaaatgtaGAAACGTACCCACCCAGGCTTCTGGAAGGGCCAGTGTCCTCCAGATGCAGCAGGATTCCGATGGGAGCCGCCTGGGGTCCCACCCGCCCTGGGGCCTGCCATGTAGCTCTCTTTCCTGGCGGGGTGTCTGACTCTGCCCGTGTGCTCCCCCTGCCCGTCTGTGGCACCACCTGGGGCCGACGGACCCCTGCCCCCCAGGAAGGCCGGGTCGGCTCTGCCTCGGGCAGGGGTGCAGGAACCGGAGCCCAGGCTGCCGAGGCAGAGCAGGGGTCCCGTGGGGGCCTGTGCACCGTGGCGGTCTGGGTGGGGCGCCCTCACTCGGAGGCCGTCTGTGGTGGATGTGCTGCGAACGCTTTGATTTTGTTGGTGGCGCCTGAGGCCCTGGAGCCCATGACAGCCTCGCCTCTGACTGCATAGTCTGAGTTTTGGGAAAATCGCCCCTCTGTGGAGAAGTTTCAGGGACAGCGCCCCCCACCAAGGCCACCGGTGGTGTTCGCCCCATGTGTGCAGTACTGGGTGAGTGCCAGCTTTTCCCTGGAGTCAGCTCTGCTGTGGCCCTCGTGGGTCTCTGCCGTGGCCCTCGTGGGTCTCTGCCGTGGCCCCCATGGGTCTCTGACACGGCGTCCCCGTGGGTCTCTGCTGTGGCCCGTGGTCTCTGCCGTCACCAGGGTGAGGCTGACTCCTGTGGGACAGGGGTCCCTGTGTCCCCCCCCCCCGCTGGGTCCGGTCCCAGCCGCCCTGCTGTGGTTCTCCCGTGTCCTTTGTCCCTGATCCTTGAGTTTGCCTGTGGTGACCTGTGACGGCTCGTTTGCCTTCTCAGAGGCCGGCTCTCCTCGTGGGTGTCTCTCTTCTGGCTCGGTCGGCACAGTGAGGTTGGCGTCTGCCGTGGACAGGGCCTTCTTACAGTGGTGAGAGGTGTCCGTGACCTGGTGTCCCTCCTCTCCCTGATTTTCTGGTGTTTCTCTTTCGCACCTGGTGCATTAAACCCGCTTCTGGCCTAGGGCAGCCTGAGGTTGGAGGGTACCCTTCCGTCTGCCCTGAGTCACCGGCTGGGCCTGGCCCGGCTCTACCGTGGCCCTGGGACTAGAGGTGGTATGCAGAAACTGCCCTGGTGTTGGGGGCTCATGGGTCCTGGGCTGCGACAAACCCTCGTTCTCTTTCCTTGGGGTGCAGATGAATCGGGGTGGGGGGGGACCAAGCACTCAGTGGACAGCCCCTGTGGCCCCAGGTCGGACAGAGGGCATGGCCCTCCTGGATAGAGCTGCCTAGAAGGGTCCACAGCTGGGTCCTTGTGAGTCTAGGTGCCTATGAGGACACTGGAGGGGGTTGGCCTGTGCTGGCCAGCCCAGCAAGGTCCCCACCTCCCTTTAGCTTCCCCTGGCTCTGGGCTGAGGTGTGGTGATGTCAGCCAGGGTCTGTGACATCACTCAGAGAAAGGGGCTCTGGGGCCCTCCCTGGGGACCTGGCCTGGATGCAGACCACATGGAGGACCCTGAGAAGAACAGGGGAGGTAGCGGCCTGAGACCGGGATTGGGGAAGGGGGTGGCTCTGGCCCCAGAGCCTCGTGGTGAGAGCAGCCCCTTGTGGGGATGGCTCCCATCCCCTCTTTGGTGCCCGGGAGCTGTCCTTCGTGTGCAACCCTGAGCCGGCACTGTGTAGGTTGGGTGGAGGCTGGGTAAGGAACAGCGTCCCCTCCTTCCACCCCAGGATTGTTGCTTTTCACTGTGGGCCTTGGGTGTGGCAGGGCAGGCCCCCAACCCGAAGGCCAGCGTGGGCACGGTGGGTGCCCGGCCCTTGTGTCCCCACTTCCCTCCAGGCCCTTCTCCGGTTTCCCTCGGGCAGCCCTGGGGGTCGGCACACCCCAGGAGATGCCGGGGTCTTCCTCCTTGGTGACGGACGGGTGCTGGGTCCTGACTGAGTGGCAGGTGCCTCTGGGGAGTGCCCTGATCATTGTGTGCCCTCAGAAGCTGCTGAGTCTTGGGTTGGTGGTTCTTGTTGGTGTGGGTGGGGGAGCTGGCACCTTCTCCCTGCCTGTGGAACACAGGGTGGCCGCCCTGCCTGTCCTCCGACGGCTCCTCTGCTGCTGTGAGGGCTGAGGGTGCAGGCGGTGACTGTCAGGGCCCCTCCTGAGGCGGGGAATGCAGGCTGGGGCCACTGCGGGCAGCAGGTGTGCCAGCATCGTTCCCGTTTTGCACTGGCCTGCTCCCTGCTGAGGTTGAGGCGAGGTTCCGCATCGTGGGTGTGTGCCCAGGCGAGGCTTAAGGGGTCTGGTGTGTGGCAGGTGAGGCTCCTAGGGGAGCTTCTCCGTCCATGTCAGGCTTGTGTGGGGGTGTGGCTAGGCCCTGGCTGTGCTGCTGGCCATGACCTCTGCAGAGAGGCTGTGGTGAGGTGCTTGAAGGCGCGGGCTGCCCTGGGTATGCAGGGAGTGCTCAGTGGACCCCTGTGCCCCCACTCGCCCCAGGGCTGTCCGTGGAGCTGTTGAGGTGGTGCACACCGGCCCTGGGCTGCTGGGGAgctggtgtgtgtgcgtgtgtgtgtgtgcgcgcgcgcacgcgcgtgCGCTCAGCTCTGCAGGGTATAGCGGAGTTCACTCCTGGCCCTGAGGCTGGGGAGAAGGATGCCAGTGCTCATCCAAGGGACCCAGAGAGAAGGTGGCAGCCCTGACTTGCCTGGGCCACAACACCTGAGATGGCCGTGTCCGAGCAGCAGCACCCCCGGGGCGGGCCTTCACCCCACCTTCCACATGGTAGGGTCCCTGAGTGCAGGGTCTGTGCCTTTCTCATCCCCCCGACTCCAGGTCTCGGGGCAGGGGTGCCAGGACCTGAGAGGTCACGGTCACCACCTGGATGAGAAGCCTGGGGTGGCACAGAGAGCCTTCTGGGGGGTGCCGGGAGCAGTGGGGCCCTGGGCCCAGCAGAGCAGCGCCCACTTCAGTGGTTTTGGGGGCTGGGGCTTGTCTGCAATTGCAGCCAGGATGGGGATTTGGTGCTTTTTCTCTGCAAAAGCCAGAGCATACGTAGCTGAGTCAAGACCAAACAGCATGGGGGCGCaagcccgtagtcccagctgctcaggaggccgaggcgggagatcgcttgaacccaggaggcacaggttagtctcgccactgcactccagcctgggcgatggagctagaccctgtctcaaaaaacagaagacCACGCATTGTGGCCCATGAGGCCACTCTTTGTCCTCAGTCCCGGCAGCCATGGCGCAGCATTCACCCTTGTGGCATGGGCTCTTCCGGGAGTTGGCATTGACCCTCTGCAGTGGGGCTAGGTGGGGTGTGCTGAGTCCCACCTGGTGGCCTGAGTGTTGAGGATGGGGGAGTGTTGAAGGAGGGGGCAGCAGGAGACGTGGGGCCACAGGTTATGCCTGCATCTGTGGGGGCTGTGAAGAGACACAGATGTCTAGAAGCTTCTGCCTTGGGGCCAGGAGGATGCCCCAGCTTCCGGAATTTAGGGCTCAGCCTCGCTGAACCTGACGGAGCAGTGGTTGACTGAGTTTAACTCAGGCCATTAATCACACGTCACTCATGgtttctttggggtttttttgaggcggagtcttgctctgtcaccaggctggagtgcagtggctcaatctccactcactgcatcctcccccatctctcaggctcaagtgattctcccgcctcagcctcctgagtatctggggctacaggcacacaccactgtgtccggccagtttttatatttttagtagaggtggggtttcaccatgttggctaggatggcctggaactcctgccctcaggtgatccgcccgccttggcctctcaaagtgctgggtttacaggcgtgagccaccgcgccccgccatCACTCATGGTTACTTAGTGGAAGAACCTGACCAGGCCAACAGCTCAcctggaggagagaaggagggaacaGGCGGGGGTTCTGCAGGGGCAAGGCTGGTGGCAGTGCCCGCGTTCGTCGGTCTCACCCTGATGCGTCCTTTAAACGGTGCCACTCGGAGCCTGGGGGTGGGATTGGGCCCCAGGGGTCCCCCAGCTGTGGAGAGGGTGAGCCAGGGACAGCTAGGAAGAAAAGCGACCTGGATGCAGACCCCAGCTCCCTCCAGGCAGCCCCGCAGGCTTGAGGGCCACTGCTTCGGGAGGGACAGCCTAGATGAGAGCAGGCGGGTGGCCCCGTGGCCAGGAGGGgaccttgcccagcctggaggccGCAAGGACAGGAAGTAGGGGGGTCACAGGCAATGCA encodes:
- the LOC118150086 gene encoding uncharacterized protein LOC118150086; translation: MVQVLWIVVDGSSNGHTWSHHGTSDSTARCPPKRTTTNRHAGTIHRCSQQPTRGHHTNIHHVSKHVATHALQWLSREQERGSDTMHLEDVTLSERRQAQATPCVIPPQEVSRRRQPLPPPFGSATTRGSKTHSQHLGPPRERDKDSGFHGRHGHHRESKQAHCEDAAPNTRRTPGACAGTRVCPRPRSQAGAAATLQGLEAVRGCFTA